Proteins encoded together in one Accipiter gentilis chromosome 16, bAccGen1.1, whole genome shotgun sequence window:
- the TMBIM6 gene encoding bax inhibitor 1 yields MNVFDRNINFDALFKFSHISASTQEHLKRVYASFALCMFVAAAGAYINVVTHLFQFSLLTGLGALGLMIWLTATPHSRETEQKRLGMLAGFAFLTGINLGPLLQMCISINPSIIPTAFLGTATIFACFSLSALYARRRSFLYLGGFLLSGLTLMLLSSVVNAFVGSTWLFTANLYLGLMVMCGFVLFDTQLIIEKAESGDKDYIWHCVDLFLDFVDIFRELLMILGMTEKKKKEKK; encoded by the exons ATGAACGTCTTCGACCGAAACATCAACTTTGACGCCCTCTTCAAGTTCTCCCACAT CTCGGCCTCCACCCAGGAGCACCTGAAGAGGGTCTATGCCAGCTTTGCCCTCTGCATGTTCGTGGCGGCCGCAGGGGCCTACATCAACGTGGTAACCCACCTCTTCCAG TTCAGCCTCCTGACCGGCTTGGGTGCTCTGGGGCTGATGATCTGGCTGACAGCCACCCCGCACAGCCGGGAGACGGAGCAGAAGAGGCTGGGGATGCTGGCTGGCTTCGCCTTCCTGACGG GCATCAACCTGGGGCCCCTCCTGCAGATGTGCATCTCCATCAACCCCAG CATCATCCCCACTGCTTTTCTGGGTACCGCCACCATCTTCGCCTGCTTCTCGCTGAGTGCCCTGTATGCTCGGCGCCGCAGCTTCCTCTACCTGGGAG GTTTCCTGCTCTCTGGCCTCACCCTGATGCTTCTCTCCTCTGTGGTTAATGCCTTCGTGGGATCCACTTGGCTCTTCACG GCCAATCTCTACCTGGGGCTGATGGTCATGTGTGGCTTCGTGCTCTTCGACACGCAGCTCATCATCGAGAAGGCGGAGAGCGGGGACAAGGATTACATCTG gcactgCGTCGATCTCTTCCTCGATTTCGTCGACATCTTCCGGGAGCTCCTGATGATCCTGGGCATGACTGAG aagaagaagaaggagaagaagtgA